GTCACCCGGACCACGTGCCGGCAGGGGGCCACCGCCCGCCTCGCCGAGCGCCTGTCCCCGCGGCGGGTGCTGGCGCTGGGGGACCTGCAGTACCAGTCCGGCGGGCTGGCCGCGTTCCGGACGGCGTACGACGGGTCGTGGGGGCGGCTCAGGTCGATCACGCACCCGGTGCCCGGCAACCACGAGTACGTGACCCGCGGGGCGGCCGGCTACTACACCTACTTCGCCGACCGGCAGCCCGGTCCGCCGGGGTGGTACGTCCGGGACCTCGGCACCTGGCGCGCGTACTTCCTCAACAGCAACTGCGACAAGGTCGACTGCTCGGCCGAGGCGACGTGGCTGGCGCGCGACCTGGCGGCCCACCCGCGCCGGTGCTCGCTGGTGGTCACCCACCACCCGCGCTGGTCCAGCGGCGAGCACGGGTCCAACCGCTCGGTGGCCCGGTTCTACCGCGTGGCCTACGACCACCACGTCGAGCTGATGCTGTCCGGCCACGACCACCACTACGAGCGGTTCGTGCCGAAGCGGCCGGACGGCACCAGGTCCGCGCGCGGCGTCGTGCAGTTCGTCTCCGGCACGGGCGGCAAGTCGTTCTACCCCGCCGACCACGTGGTCCGCGGGTCGGCGTACCGCATCTCGCACCGCTTCGGCGTGCTGCAGCTGA
This genomic window from Nocardioides marmoribigeumensis contains:
- a CDS encoding metallophosphoesterase family protein encodes the protein MRRARTLAVGLTSALVALSACGVAEQSRPDAATQVSARRATAVRVVAVGDIACAPGSAVTRTTCRQGATARLAERLSPRRVLALGDLQYQSGGLAAFRTAYDGSWGRLRSITHPVPGNHEYVTRGAAGYYTYFADRQPGPPGWYVRDLGTWRAYFLNSNCDKVDCSAEATWLARDLAAHPRRCSLVVTHHPRWSSGEHGSNRSVARFYRVAYDHHVELMLSGHDHHYERFVPKRPDGTRSARGVVQFVSGTGGKSFYPADHVVRGSAYRISHRFGVLQLSLGSGRYAWSWKGIGGATRDSGSRSCT